A part of Verrucomicrobium sp. genomic DNA contains:
- a CDS encoding trans-2-enoyl-CoA reductase family protein has translation MILRPRIRGFICLTTHPDGCAAHVRQQIDVVKKGGPLPGVPKRVLVIGSSTGYGLAARIAAAFGGGAATLGVFHAKAPEADRTTSPGWYNTVAFEREAHAAGLYAKEVHGDAFGDDVKAQVVAKIKEDWGQVDHVVYSLAAPRRVDPRTGQTSKSCLKPIGAPYTAKTLDTDRLRVHEITIEPANEQEIAETTAVMGGDDWERWIDALEQGGVLAPGATTLAYSYIGPVLTFPIYRNGTIGRAKEDLETTAARLRKKLDARIVVSKALVTQASSAIPVVSLYLSLLYKVMKEKGLHEGCIEQMRRLYAEVLPAKSYDEAGRIRIDDWEMRPDVQAEVEKLWPQASTENVKEISDVAGTQAEFLRLFGFGLPGLDYEAESDPLLMEGKPATLAH, from the coding sequence ATGATTTTGCGCCCCCGTATCCGCGGTTTCATCTGCCTGACCACCCATCCTGACGGCTGCGCCGCCCACGTGCGCCAGCAGATCGACGTGGTGAAGAAAGGCGGCCCCCTTCCCGGCGTGCCGAAGCGGGTCCTGGTGATCGGCTCCTCCACCGGCTACGGCCTGGCCGCGCGCATCGCCGCCGCCTTTGGCGGCGGAGCGGCCACCCTGGGCGTCTTCCACGCCAAGGCCCCGGAGGCCGACCGCACCACCAGCCCCGGCTGGTACAACACCGTCGCCTTCGAGCGGGAAGCCCACGCCGCCGGACTCTACGCCAAGGAAGTCCACGGCGACGCCTTCGGCGACGACGTGAAGGCCCAGGTCGTGGCCAAGATCAAGGAAGACTGGGGCCAGGTCGACCACGTCGTCTACAGCCTGGCCGCCCCGCGCCGCGTCGACCCGCGCACCGGCCAGACCTCCAAGTCGTGCCTCAAGCCGATCGGCGCCCCCTACACGGCCAAGACTCTGGACACCGACCGCCTCCGCGTGCACGAGATCACCATCGAGCCCGCCAACGAGCAGGAGATCGCCGAAACGACCGCCGTCATGGGCGGTGACGACTGGGAGCGCTGGATCGACGCGCTGGAGCAGGGCGGCGTCCTGGCCCCCGGCGCCACCACCCTGGCCTACTCCTACATCGGCCCCGTCCTCACCTTCCCCATCTACCGCAACGGCACCATCGGCCGGGCCAAGGAAGACCTGGAAACGACCGCCGCGCGCCTGCGCAAGAAGCTCGACGCCCGCATCGTGGTCAGCAAGGCGCTGGTCACCCAGGCCAGCTCCGCCATCCCCGTCGTCTCCCTCTACCTCTCCCTCCTCTACAAGGTGATGAAGGAAAAGGGCCTCCATGAGGGCTGCATCGAGCAGATGCGCCGCCTCTACGCCGAGGTCCTCCCCGCGAAGTCCTACGACGAGGCGGGCCGCATCCGTATCGACGACTGGGAGATGCGCCCGGACGTGCAGGCGGAGGTCGAGAAACTCTGGCCGCAGGCCTCCACGGAAAACGTGAAGGAGATCTCCGACGTGGCCGGCACCCAGGCCGAGTTCCTGCGCCTCTTCGGCTTCGGCCTGCCGGGCCTCGATTACGAGGCCGAGTCCGACCCCCTCCTCATGGAAGGCAAGCCGGCGACGCTGGCCCACTAA
- a CDS encoding VWA domain-containing protein, giving the protein MKPLEEIRAEPLTRLRSDLFNAFKTKQVSREFLANFLLRLEKELPGGENLPELGNIQNALQNGQVDIPPDLNSPANALAWGALFSHLQQQPDAMQAWPENRRAPTLKESPLWKQAIQSPRANFEKIQSASLLLDLVNDSVRLGWGPPGSWYCFLPEEKRINIDFLNTLIFGFEHSRSIVVHEIAHSLLSKEFPPAMTALREKMAALKKTGKTRPLTQDEYKELRLADTEWKLRHGITNPAEDNCVNRYAAIQGERLDGVSQHYGTSLNYIETLLISQKAEAFPTGPKGDLANLGHAVNMAFFSRNGLFQDTREGWTQSGVEVDRITRPGAGPSAVPPYRELAERLHTLASLQPDLQLRVWERGYGQDYYAAKTLDLCRRRNEIIDRIWDDYAAPFAQELLDAKEEEIEKKLQQNPSQEQQNSQGQGRGGGGEEQDSGSGGMGEEEEGGETLEVEGAGQQPSPQLPPRTPDQENAETAPGEDKDQSGPKQEADEEKTLRELIEEGQKQAKAEDRAREEREKQAQDLRATSAQSMSAGPGIDELPVGSWEDYAAEVARLAGPIRFVAQQLKQIQEKQLQSIQAPSRQRTLLPADGDFERFLPKAWDQLGEKKLSGNVQLRDYHLFRADHEKFKPSSIDAVILIDGSGSMRSWSWGEEGKLPTPEERALQTAIIFYEATRLLNRGNKGSGIDTYVGIWGPPQPFLIAKPGDDHLTIGKTFAGLKEGLSSGTTLAPALQWTASTLGAKKPHPDAVTGFTHLHIISDGDIYDDTASKAAFEHLFSACDLVTTDVAILNRKGNTPMEKLAANVRTVRPTQRIDVTHGKDPAHVSSQMLEALLGKMRACKSFVAVPASSKQAQFRRAERAMILAAENQEKANER; this is encoded by the coding sequence ATGAAGCCCCTGGAAGAGATCCGTGCCGAGCCGCTGACGCGCCTGCGTTCCGATCTCTTTAACGCGTTCAAGACCAAGCAGGTTTCAAGGGAGTTCCTCGCCAATTTTCTGCTCCGGCTGGAGAAGGAGCTGCCCGGCGGCGAAAACCTGCCGGAACTGGGAAACATCCAGAACGCCCTGCAAAACGGCCAGGTAGACATCCCGCCCGACCTCAATTCCCCCGCCAATGCCCTGGCCTGGGGCGCCCTCTTCAGCCACCTTCAGCAGCAGCCGGACGCCATGCAGGCGTGGCCGGAAAACCGCCGGGCCCCTACCCTCAAAGAAAGCCCGCTTTGGAAGCAGGCCATCCAGTCCCCGCGCGCCAATTTCGAGAAAATCCAAAGCGCCAGCCTCCTGCTGGACCTCGTGAACGATTCCGTCCGGCTCGGCTGGGGGCCGCCGGGGAGCTGGTACTGCTTCCTGCCCGAAGAAAAGCGGATCAACATCGATTTCCTCAACACCCTCATCTTCGGCTTCGAGCACAGCCGCTCCATCGTCGTCCATGAGATCGCCCACAGCCTGCTGAGCAAGGAATTCCCCCCGGCCATGACCGCCCTGCGGGAAAAGATGGCCGCGCTCAAGAAAACCGGCAAGACCCGCCCCCTGACCCAGGACGAGTACAAGGAACTGCGCCTGGCCGACACCGAATGGAAACTCCGCCACGGGATCACCAATCCCGCGGAGGACAACTGCGTCAACCGCTACGCCGCCATCCAAGGGGAACGGCTCGACGGCGTCTCCCAGCACTACGGCACCTCCCTCAACTACATCGAGACACTCCTCATCTCGCAAAAGGCCGAAGCCTTCCCGACCGGCCCCAAAGGGGATCTGGCCAACCTGGGCCACGCCGTAAACATGGCCTTTTTCTCCCGCAACGGGCTGTTCCAGGACACCCGGGAGGGCTGGACGCAAAGCGGCGTGGAGGTGGACCGCATCACCCGCCCCGGTGCGGGCCCTTCCGCAGTCCCGCCCTACCGTGAACTGGCCGAGCGGCTGCACACCCTGGCCTCCCTCCAGCCCGACCTCCAATTGCGCGTGTGGGAACGGGGCTACGGCCAGGACTACTACGCCGCCAAAACGCTGGATCTTTGCCGCCGGCGCAACGAAATCATCGACCGCATCTGGGACGACTACGCCGCCCCCTTCGCCCAGGAACTCCTCGACGCCAAGGAGGAGGAGATCGAAAAGAAGCTTCAACAGAACCCGTCCCAGGAACAGCAAAACTCCCAGGGCCAAGGCCGCGGCGGCGGCGGGGAGGAGCAAGACTCCGGCTCCGGCGGCATGGGGGAAGAGGAGGAAGGAGGCGAAACCCTCGAAGTCGAAGGCGCCGGCCAGCAGCCCAGCCCCCAGCTCCCGCCCCGCACGCCCGACCAGGAAAACGCGGAAACCGCGCCGGGAGAAGATAAAGACCAGTCCGGCCCGAAGCAGGAGGCGGACGAGGAGAAGACCCTCCGCGAACTAATCGAAGAAGGGCAAAAACAAGCCAAGGCGGAGGACCGGGCCCGGGAGGAACGGGAAAAGCAGGCGCAGGATCTCCGCGCCACCAGCGCCCAGTCCATGAGCGCCGGCCCCGGCATCGACGAGCTGCCCGTGGGCAGCTGGGAGGATTACGCCGCCGAAGTCGCCCGCCTGGCGGGGCCCATCCGTTTCGTCGCCCAACAGCTGAAGCAGATCCAGGAAAAACAGCTGCAAAGCATCCAGGCTCCCTCCCGCCAGCGCACGCTCCTCCCCGCCGACGGGGACTTCGAACGCTTTCTGCCCAAGGCCTGGGACCAGCTGGGCGAGAAAAAGCTCTCCGGCAACGTCCAGCTGCGGGACTACCACCTATTCCGCGCCGACCACGAAAAGTTCAAGCCCTCCAGCATCGACGCCGTCATCCTCATCGACGGCTCCGGCAGCATGCGCTCCTGGTCCTGGGGGGAAGAAGGCAAGCTCCCCACGCCGGAGGAGCGGGCCCTCCAAACCGCCATTATTTTCTACGAGGCCACGCGCCTCCTCAACCGCGGGAACAAGGGCTCCGGCATCGACACCTACGTCGGCATTTGGGGTCCGCCCCAGCCCTTCCTCATCGCCAAGCCGGGGGACGACCATCTCACCATCGGCAAGACCTTCGCCGGACTCAAGGAGGGCCTCTCCAGCGGCACCACGCTGGCCCCCGCCCTTCAATGGACCGCCTCCACCCTGGGGGCCAAGAAGCCCCATCCGGACGCCGTCACCGGCTTCACCCACCTCCACATCATCTCCGACGGGGATATTTACGACGACACCGCGTCCAAAGCCGCCTTCGAGCACCTCTTTTCCGCGTGCGACCTGGTCACCACCGACGTGGCCATCCTCAACCGCAAGGGAAACACCCCCATGGAAAAGCTGGCGGCCAACGTCCGCACCGTCCGTCCCACCCAGCGCATCGACGTCACCCACGGAAAAGACCCGGCCCACGTCTCCAGCCAGATGCTGGAAGCCCTCCTGGGGAAGATGCGCGCGTGCAAGAGCTTCGTCGCCGTCCCGGCCTCCTCCAAGCAGGCCCAGTTCCGCCGCGCCGAGCGGGCCATGATCCTGGCGGCCGAAAACCAGGAAAAGGCGAACGAGCGCTGA
- a CDS encoding ankyrin repeat domain-containing protein — protein sequence MLSFGKSPKKKSLPLSRKTFSRLLTAMQMEELPLLGQTYALSPKHFLIRSKNGDTLFHKAVLSGGLDQIARALKEAGHPLSPDHFLVPNKEGDTPLWLAATVGRLEQIASLLKASGQALSPRHFLVPGQDGQTPLHWALCKGGLEHAALLAKDSGQPLSSEHFLATDKGGRNYLFWAVAFKALGQVSRILRDSGQAVLPEQLLLKDNLGQTTLDLAIQRQVLDQIFQPTLWQGRLPAMLQLWSHVPEKHRSQIDFGQICDETALLSLPGRPRFDPGAFRTAVRPALSIPALENAHAPGARSKA from the coding sequence ATGCTCTCCTTCGGCAAATCACCCAAGAAAAAGTCCCTGCCCCTTAGCAGGAAGACGTTCAGCCGCCTGCTGACGGCCATGCAGATGGAAGAGCTGCCCTTGCTAGGCCAGACATACGCGCTCTCTCCCAAACACTTTCTCATCCGAAGCAAAAACGGCGACACCCTCTTTCACAAGGCGGTTCTCAGCGGCGGCCTCGACCAAATAGCCCGCGCTCTCAAAGAGGCCGGACATCCCCTGTCGCCGGATCATTTCCTGGTCCCGAACAAAGAGGGGGACACTCCGCTATGGCTGGCGGCCACCGTCGGGCGGCTCGAACAAATCGCCTCCCTCTTGAAGGCCTCCGGCCAAGCCCTTTCCCCGCGGCACTTCCTTGTCCCCGGCCAGGACGGTCAAACCCCGCTGCATTGGGCCCTCTGCAAAGGCGGCCTCGAACACGCCGCCCTTCTGGCAAAGGATTCCGGCCAGCCCCTTTCCTCGGAGCATTTCCTGGCCACGGATAAGGGTGGCAGGAATTACTTGTTTTGGGCCGTCGCCTTCAAGGCCCTTGGCCAGGTTTCCCGCATCCTGCGCGATTCCGGCCAGGCCGTCCTGCCGGAGCAGCTGCTCCTAAAGGACAACCTTGGCCAGACCACCCTGGACCTGGCCATCCAACGCCAAGTCCTGGACCAAATCTTCCAGCCGACCCTCTGGCAAGGACGCCTGCCGGCCATGCTCCAGCTGTGGAGCCATGTCCCGGAAAAACACCGGTCCCAAATCGATTTCGGGCAGATCTGCGACGAAACGGCCCTGCTTAGCCTGCCCGGCCGTCCCCGCTTCGACCCCGGCGCCTTCCGCACCGCCGTGCGCCCCGCCCTTTCCATTCCGGCCCTGGAAAACGCCCACGCGCCCGGCGCCCGGAGCAAGGCATGA
- a CDS encoding ankyrin repeat domain-containing protein: protein MRLFPFKTPLPLNEETRQRLHGAIAEHRLQEFSQRHRLSLDHFLLRDSNGSTAFHLAVGKGAIGEVASILKTTGTPFSLEHCLLKDRSGRTLFHQAAQSGHLDRLAAILKESGQSLSLDHLLVTDRDKRTALHRAAWGGHLEQIAAVLRESGQVLLPEHFLLNTYNHRTPLLLAGNNGHLEQVFSPALWLGRFPEMRRLWEHVPEKHRPQVDFDRAAHETLLLSRHPLPRLGPQAFGAARRPSPSFPETRGQNPGLFQGNPPAK, encoded by the coding sequence ATGCGTCTTTTCCCATTCAAAACTCCGCTCCCGTTGAACGAGGAGACGCGGCAACGGCTCCACGGCGCCATTGCGGAGCATCGCCTGCAGGAATTCTCCCAAAGGCACCGGCTCTCCCTGGATCACTTCCTCCTCCGGGACAGCAACGGATCGACCGCCTTCCACTTGGCCGTCGGAAAAGGCGCCATCGGCGAAGTCGCCTCGATTCTCAAGACGACGGGCACTCCTTTTTCCCTGGAGCACTGCCTCCTGAAGGACCGCTCAGGCCGGACTCTCTTCCATCAGGCGGCGCAAAGCGGCCACCTCGACCGGCTCGCCGCGATTCTCAAGGAATCGGGCCAATCCCTCTCCCTGGACCATCTGCTGGTCACAGACCGGGACAAACGGACCGCCCTGCACCGGGCGGCCTGGGGCGGCCACCTGGAGCAAATCGCCGCCGTGCTGCGGGAGTCCGGCCAGGTCCTCCTCCCGGAACATTTCCTTCTCAACACGTACAATCATCGCACCCCTCTCCTTTTGGCGGGCAATAACGGCCACCTGGAGCAGGTCTTCTCCCCCGCCCTTTGGCTGGGCCGCTTCCCAGAAATGCGCCGGCTGTGGGAGCACGTCCCGGAAAAGCACCGCCCCCAGGTCGACTTTGACCGCGCGGCCCATGAAACGCTCCTTTTGAGCCGCCACCCGCTGCCCAGGCTAGGTCCCCAGGCCTTTGGCGCCGCCCGCCGTCCCAGCCCGTCCTTCCCGGAAACAAGAGGCCAAAATCCCGGGCTTTTTCAGGGAAATCCCCCCGCGAAATAG
- a CDS encoding ankyrin repeat domain-containing protein: protein MEPSDSKFTPPADVAAALDLRHAIQEGSVSHFFRHRRLSLAHFLTDTPSGTPLTKAAECGWLTTVATHLRKNGETLSLDHLMAKDHLGNTALQLAADKGNLNQVASLLQASDETLTLSHVLADHGADNTLLHWATNKRQLDRIAALLKKSGQVLELDHFLRPNQFGQTALHWAASRGCLDQVEEIVRPAGKTPFTSALLLLPDKQGATPLERAVLSEHLDRVFVPARWAGRAPEMLALWNHVPEAKRGQIPFQEWLHETLLLKRTLPLLEKDSFRTAARPSSPLPVQDSPRRERSS, encoded by the coding sequence ATGGAACCTTCCGATTCCAAATTCACCCCGCCCGCCGACGTGGCCGCGGCCCTCGACCTGCGGCACGCCATCCAGGAGGGGAGCGTTTCCCATTTTTTCAGGCATCGCCGCCTTTCCCTGGCGCACTTTCTCACCGACACCCCGTCGGGAACCCCGCTGACGAAGGCGGCGGAATGCGGCTGGCTCACGACCGTCGCCACCCATCTCCGGAAAAACGGGGAGACGCTTTCCCTCGATCACCTCATGGCCAAGGACCATCTAGGGAACACCGCGCTGCAGCTCGCCGCCGACAAAGGAAACCTGAATCAGGTGGCCTCCCTGCTCCAGGCATCGGACGAAACCCTCACCCTCTCCCATGTCCTGGCCGATCACGGGGCGGACAACACCCTCCTCCATTGGGCCACCAATAAACGCCAGCTGGACCGGATCGCCGCGCTGCTGAAAAAGTCGGGGCAGGTCCTGGAGCTGGACCACTTTCTGCGGCCGAACCAATTCGGCCAAACCGCCCTGCATTGGGCGGCCTCCCGCGGCTGCCTCGACCAGGTGGAGGAGATCGTGCGGCCTGCCGGAAAAACGCCTTTCACCTCCGCCCTGCTCCTCCTCCCGGACAAGCAGGGAGCCACCCCGCTGGAACGGGCCGTCCTGAGCGAACATCTCGACCGCGTCTTCGTCCCCGCCCGGTGGGCGGGCCGGGCGCCGGAAATGCTGGCCCTCTGGAACCACGTCCCGGAAGCCAAGCGGGGCCAAATCCCCTTCCAGGAATGGCTGCATGAAACTCTCCTCCTAAAACGGACCCTTCCGCTCCTGGAAAAGGACTCCTTCCGCACGGCGGCGCGCCCCTCCTCCCCCTTGCCGGTCCAGGACTCTCCCCGCCGCGAACGCTCCTCCTAG
- a CDS encoding ferritin family protein, translating to MAKAFKDLTAQEVLALAISQEEEDGRIYGEFAQRVREDYPETAAALLRMQEEEAGHRNRLIDVYRKRYGEHIPLVRRQDVRGYYSRKPLWLAKILTVSLIRGEVEEMEADAQAYYAAAMEKTADIEVRKLLGDLAIEEGRHYDLASTMEEQQRASGVRDKEDEAERRRYVLQYIQPGLAGLMDGSVSTLAPVFAAAFATHSSKTALLVGLAASLGAGISMGFAEALSDDGVLSGRGHPWVRGLICGLMTTLGGIGHTLPYLIPAFYFATYVAVAVVVVELALISWIRHRYMDTPLLAAAFQVVVGGALVFITGILIGVS from the coding sequence ATGGCGAAGGCATTTAAAGATCTGACGGCCCAGGAGGTTTTAGCCCTGGCCATCTCCCAGGAAGAGGAAGACGGGCGCATTTACGGCGAGTTTGCCCAGCGAGTCCGGGAGGATTATCCGGAGACCGCCGCCGCTCTCCTGCGCATGCAGGAAGAGGAGGCGGGCCACCGCAACCGCCTGATCGACGTCTACCGGAAGCGTTACGGGGAGCACATCCCCCTGGTGCGCCGCCAGGACGTGCGCGGCTACTATTCCCGCAAGCCGCTCTGGCTGGCCAAGATCCTGACCGTCTCCCTGATCCGGGGCGAGGTGGAGGAAATGGAGGCCGACGCCCAAGCCTATTACGCCGCGGCGATGGAGAAGACGGCCGACATCGAGGTCCGCAAGCTCCTGGGCGACCTGGCGATCGAGGAGGGCCGCCATTACGACCTGGCCTCCACCATGGAGGAACAGCAACGGGCCTCCGGCGTACGGGACAAGGAAGACGAGGCGGAGCGCCGCCGTTACGTCCTGCAATACATCCAGCCCGGCCTGGCCGGACTCATGGACGGATCCGTTTCCACGCTGGCCCCGGTCTTTGCGGCCGCCTTCGCCACCCATAGCAGCAAGACGGCCCTCCTCGTCGGCCTGGCCGCCTCCCTGGGGGCGGGCATCAGCATGGGCTTTGCCGAGGCGCTTTCCGACGACGGCGTGTTAAGCGGGCGCGGCCATCCCTGGGTGCGGGGGCTCATCTGCGGCCTGATGACGACATTGGGCGGCATCGGCCACACGCTGCCCTATCTGATCCCCGCTTTTTACTTCGCCACGTACGTGGCGGTCGCCGTGGTGGTGGTGGAGCTGGCCCTCATCTCCTGGATCCGCCACCGGTACATGGACACGCCGCTCCTGGCCGCCGCCTTCCAGGTGGTGGTGGGCGGGGCGCTCGTCTTCATCACCGGCATTCTCATCGGCGTTTCCTAA
- a CDS encoding ferritin-like domain-containing protein — translation MIKKRHTTTRVPRRGTKKKQSFKTVTRGVKEKAQAIYEAVTHMGQEKITSLEQLFIEQLKDLYSAETQLVDALPKMAKAAHAAELRKGFLTHLEQTKVHAQRLEEILSRYEESPTGKTCKAMQGLVEEGSETISENATPEVKDAALIAAAQRVEHYEIAGYGTVRTYAQLLGDRAAASLLQETLEEEAATDEKLTAASRKLNVKPPRTQKD, via the coding sequence ATGATCAAGAAACGCCACACCACAACCCGGGTGCCGCGGCGCGGCACGAAGAAGAAGCAATCCTTCAAAACCGTGACTCGCGGGGTGAAGGAAAAAGCCCAGGCGATCTACGAGGCGGTGACCCACATGGGCCAGGAGAAGATCACAAGCCTGGAGCAGCTTTTCATCGAACAATTGAAGGACCTCTACAGCGCGGAAACGCAGCTGGTCGATGCCTTGCCGAAGATGGCCAAGGCCGCCCATGCGGCCGAATTGCGCAAAGGTTTCCTGACCCACTTGGAGCAGACGAAGGTCCACGCCCAGCGGCTGGAGGAGATCCTCTCCCGCTATGAGGAATCCCCCACCGGAAAGACCTGCAAGGCCATGCAGGGCCTAGTCGAGGAAGGCAGCGAGACCATCTCCGAAAACGCCACCCCGGAAGTGAAGGACGCGGCGCTCATCGCCGCCGCCCAGCGGGTGGAACACTACGAGATCGCCGGTTACGGCACGGTCCGCACCTACGCCCAGCTCCTGGGCGACCGGGCGGCGGCCTCCCTGCTTCAGGAAACCCTGGAAGAGGAGGCGGCCACCGATGAGAAACTGACCGCCGCTTCCCGCAAGCTCAACGTGAAGCCTCCCCGCACCCAAAAAGATTAA
- a CDS encoding efflux RND transporter periplasmic adaptor subunit, translated as MNDKPTGKNPEASLPEETLSSVEKPLVNAEESLTTAEESLAAAKDSLSEAKESLLAAEEPLLADPVTAVEEPLVEAEESLTVAEESLASMEESLAAARESLLAAEESLSAAEAAGAAGTENTKTSDAPKPGGTPPASKATLPPPPVPAKPPLSLPSHTVLALPAHEAGPASRPPRTAPPPVPAEGRVRWTPIVIGLLVALAVVAAVLIPRYFRDEGVKEDTEAMAVPTVTVLNPKAGQTDIDISLPGNVESFYDSPVYARTSGYLKRWLVDIGAKVKAGQLLAEIETPEVDQELDQARASLSQTEASLILARTTATRWRDLLKQNAVAQQEVDERNSNLAVQEANLSAQQANVKRLEALVSFQKVVAPFDGVITARQTDVGALINAGSGTSVGPELFHIAQTDRLRVYVNVPEGYASAVTLGTQAKILLNSAPNTPVTGKVTNISGAIDPSSKTLLVQLEVPNADGKLLPGGYAQVAFQVVLPRPPLIVPINTLLFRSAGSLVGVVNGNNTVDLRKVKLGRDFGNTIEIVDGLKPEDRVILNPADSLQEGTQVHAEMQKPPAKKS; from the coding sequence ATGAACGACAAGCCGACCGGAAAGAACCCGGAAGCCTCCCTGCCCGAAGAAACCCTCTCCTCCGTCGAGAAGCCGCTGGTGAACGCGGAAGAGTCCCTCACCACGGCGGAGGAATCCCTGGCCGCCGCCAAGGACTCCCTTTCCGAGGCCAAGGAATCCCTCCTGGCCGCCGAGGAGCCGCTCCTGGCCGACCCCGTCACCGCCGTGGAAGAACCCCTCGTCGAGGCGGAGGAATCCCTCACCGTCGCGGAAGAGTCCCTGGCCTCCATGGAAGAATCCCTGGCCGCCGCCCGGGAATCCCTGCTGGCCGCGGAAGAATCCCTTTCCGCCGCCGAGGCCGCCGGAGCCGCCGGAACGGAAAACACCAAAACCTCCGACGCGCCGAAGCCCGGCGGCACGCCCCCCGCCTCCAAGGCGACGCTTCCGCCCCCGCCGGTCCCCGCCAAGCCCCCTCTCTCCCTCCCCTCCCATACCGTGCTGGCTTTGCCCGCGCATGAGGCAGGCCCCGCTTCCCGTCCGCCCCGCACCGCTCCGCCGCCGGTCCCCGCGGAGGGCCGCGTCCGCTGGACGCCGATCGTCATCGGCCTGCTCGTGGCCCTCGCCGTCGTCGCCGCCGTCCTCATCCCCCGCTACTTCCGCGACGAGGGGGTCAAGGAAGACACGGAAGCCATGGCCGTGCCCACCGTCACCGTCCTCAACCCGAAGGCCGGCCAAACCGACATCGATATCTCCCTGCCCGGCAACGTCGAGTCGTTCTACGACTCCCCCGTCTACGCCCGCACCAGCGGCTACCTGAAACGGTGGCTTGTCGACATCGGCGCCAAGGTGAAAGCCGGCCAGCTCCTGGCCGAGATCGAGACGCCGGAAGTCGACCAGGAACTCGACCAGGCCCGCGCCTCCCTCTCCCAGACGGAAGCCAGCCTCATCCTGGCCCGCACCACCGCCACCCGCTGGCGCGACCTGCTCAAGCAAAACGCCGTGGCCCAGCAGGAAGTCGACGAGCGGAACAGCAACCTGGCCGTCCAGGAGGCCAACCTCTCCGCCCAGCAGGCCAACGTAAAGCGGCTGGAAGCCCTCGTCTCCTTCCAAAAAGTCGTCGCCCCGTTCGACGGCGTCATCACCGCCCGCCAGACCGACGTCGGCGCGCTCATCAACGCCGGGTCGGGCACCTCCGTCGGGCCGGAGCTCTTCCACATCGCCCAGACGGACCGCCTGCGCGTCTACGTGAACGTGCCGGAAGGCTACGCCAGCGCCGTCACCCTGGGCACGCAGGCCAAGATCCTCCTCAACTCCGCCCCCAACACCCCCGTCACCGGCAAAGTGACCAACATCTCCGGCGCCATCGACCCCTCCTCCAAGACCTTGCTCGTCCAGCTGGAAGTCCCCAACGCCGACGGCAAGCTGCTCCCCGGCGGCTACGCCCAGGTCGCCTTCCAGGTGGTGCTGCCTCGTCCGCCGCTCATCGTGCCGATCAACACCCTCCTCTTCCGCTCCGCCGGGAGCCTCGTCGGCGTGGTCAACGGGAACAACACCGTCGACCTGCGCAAGGTGAAGCTGGGCCGCGACTTCGGCAACACCATCGAAATCGTCGACGGCCTCAAGCCGGAAGACCGCGTCATCCTCAATCCCGCCGACTCCCTGCAGGAGGGGACCCAGGTCCACGCCGAGATGCAGAAGCCCCCGGCGAAGAAGAGCTAA